The DNA window TTGTGAGCAAGTTGTTGCTCAAACTTAGCTTGGTCAGGGTTCTGGGTAAATGTTGAAACACTGTGTCAGGAATGTTCATGATGCCGTTGAAAGAAATATCCAAAATGGTCAAGTTAGTTAGATTTGTAAAGATCATGTCGTACGATTGAACATGTTTCTTCCAAATTTGGCCCAAGTGGTTGTTTCCAAACTGAAGCTCTGCTAGTGAACGGCTGCTCATCTGCTTGGTTGTTAATGTGGCAATAGAGTTGTGACTCATGTTCAGCACCCTGAGAACTGGCAGGTTCTGAAGAAAGTTCAAGTTGTGTGTCACACCGTAGGCCTCAAAGTAGTGAGGGTTGTAACTCAGGTCCAGCACCTCAAGCTTCTGCAGTTCTATGAAGGAATTGTTGTAGGCCAGATCGACCTTGTTGAAGGACAGATCAAGGTAGGTCAGGTTTGGTAAAGAGGAGAATTCTGTTCCATTAGGTGCCACAGAGAACCCGTTTCCTGAGAGGTTAAGACATGCCACGTCATTGTAGCCTTCAAACTGCTGTTGGGTGATGAAAAACAGGTTGTTTGAACTCAGGCTCAGCACTCTCCCGGCATTCAGGCACTCTTGCTTGATTAAATTATGTGATTCGATGAAGCTAAAGTCTTGGGAGTGATGTGGATATCTGAATGGTAAAGTACGGTTGTTCACAATATGTGAGCCCAATTGTTTTTGTTCGCTCAGTGGAGACAGACGGTTTTCCGCCAGGTATAACACCTTCACGTGGGAGAAGTGTGAAAATACCATGGACTCGTATCTTATCAAAAAGTTTGTGCCCAAGTTCAGGACGGTCAGATTTTTGAGATGGTAGAGAGGTTTTAGAGTTTCAGGCCCAATTTGCTGGAAAACCAGACCTGGCAGATGAAGAACTTGAAGAGACTTGAGGCGTGAGAAGTTTTCAGAAAGGTTCACGATAGGTGGAAATGCTCCTGGTTCAAAGTTGAACGAGAGATCAAGTCTTTCTAATCTAGGCAGGTAGGTGAGGAACTTGGCTTCCGAGGATATCGCAGGTAACAGCAGGTTAAAAGAGAGGATGAGGACTTTCAAAAGTTGAAGATTTTCAAACCAGGAGGGCTTCACGCTCCTCAGTGAGTTTCCTCCAAGGTGCAGCATCTTAAGCTTTGTCagattttgaaatgcatttggATGAATGTGAAGCGACTGGTTTTGACAGGGAACACAGGGATATGGAGCGGAGCTGCATCTGGGACAGTTTCCCTGGAGATAAAGCACAGAGAGTTGACTCAGGCCCAGGAAGTCATCCTCTTTGATCGCTTGTATGTGGTTGGATCCCAGCTTCATGTTAACCAGAGTCTTGGGAAGGCCTTTGGGAACCTTGGTCAAGTTGTTGAAGGAAATGTCGAGAGTGTTGAGTTGGGTCATCACGAGCAAACTGTCATCCTCAATGGTGACACGCTTGCTACAGGGGTTGTCGGAATAGCAGTTCctatttaaatacaaatgcgTGATGCTGGCCAAGCCAGCTAGCATCTTCCTATCCAAGTATGTTATTTTGTTGCGGTTCAAGTCCAGTGTTCTTAGCCCTGCTGGAAGGTTTGTTGGTATATCCTTCAGGTGGTTTCCTCCAAGTGCCAAGTTCTTCAGTCGTGTCAGGTTCTTGAAGGCATCCTCGCTGATGACCAGCTTTCCTTCCCTGTTGGCCCAGTTCAGTTTGAGGGTGGTGAGATTATGGAGATGTGACAGGTCCTTTGCTGAGACTTTCTTGATTAAATTGTCTGATAAAACCAGTGCCGTGGCGTTACTGGTAATCCCAAATGGAACTTCTTCAAGAGAGCGAGCATTGCACAGGAATATGATGGCAGAGTTGTTGTTGTGAATGACAACGTCACATGGGAAGAGCGGAGAGGTCCAGTCAGCTGTGGCTGGCCCGACTGAGAACCacaggaagagcagcagagtgTTTGAGGAACCCTGTAGGGGGGAAGACACAGTCGGTTAAGTGTTTGGAATGAGCAAGTCTGCCAAGTAGTTTAATCTTAACCTGTTATTTGACGAGTCTGAGAGCCAGGCCTCTGCACTATTACAGTTAACTGCATTACTGCAATCAAACGACCTCAATAGGGTATTCCGATATGCCGCTGCTGCTTCGACTTGGCTCCCAAGGAAAATGTAAATGCCATTTAAATTGAAAGCATGGATTTACTCTATCAATTTGTATTgattattctatttttaaatatatatagattaACTACAAATGAAAATCTGAGCAACAGGATTGATGTCTCTAAGTACTGTCCTTCCCAGCACTTGCACTTTACTGTACTTAGAAATGTGGTATATCCCAGCCTTCCGATGAGACAGCCTTGTGAATGAAGAGGATGTGCTCTAACCATTCTAGTGACTAGGAGCTACGGGGGTAGCTCTGCTTGCCATACCTTAGCTTAGTCGGAATTGACGCCTCTGGTGACCTGTTGTCTCCGGCACCATGAGACACAGTATCTGTCCCACGGGTTTGACTTCAAAGtgtaatgcgtcaacatgcaacacatgGCTACTCTCAAGTGGACTTTACTGTCAGTCTGGGACCCAAAATTCCACTTGAAACGGGCCACGTGACATTTGCCACTTTataagtgagaatgtgttggtgaCGTGTAACGTGTGACGTGTTGGTGAAGTCAAAGTCTAACCAATTCAGAATAcgtcttttctcttctttttattcTCCACTCTCATCAAGGCCAATCTACTTTTCATACTGGATACTAAGAAACCATATCACATCAGAGTGCAGCGGCTCGCTCAGGCCTGGAagtcagttgatgaaaaaacaaTGCGGATGTGAATCTCTGCAGACTTTGAGACACATGTAATGTACTCTGAGACATCGAAAAGTTCCCACGCGACACCCTAAATTCCTACTGGGGATCATTCATACACATATAAACAGGTCTCATTGTATTTGCTGGTGATGCACAAGACTGGACCTTTTCTTTACTATGTGAAGCAGTGAAAACACGTCGTTAGTCACATTTGGCATGAATTGAGCGCCTTGAATTCACCAGAACAATGCGGCCGTATCTTTGTTTCATTGTCTGCAGATGAATTTTAGAAACTCACCATCATCTCTGTTCTCTTGGTCCCTGACTTCAACAAACACCTCACTGGTCGCTGGACGTCTGCTTTTCAGATGTGGATTCTTAACAAGACTGAGACGAACTCACGATTTCGGGTCTGTTGTTGGAGCTCTGACATCCTCTTTCAAACAATGTGTTTGTGCTTTAGTGGAAGTAAGAATGAAAACTCTTGAAGCATCCACAGCACTGTTCTTCTCATTGGTCAGTGGGAATGGGAAGTCATGTAGTGAAATATGACATTTGTTTACAGGATCACGTATGCTTTTGTCACCAGGAGTGTGACTTTCAAGAATGGTGGGACTCAAAAGACTATAATTAGGGCTGCACCGAATTGAACATTTGAGGCCGAAGCcgacaaatatttaaaatg is part of the Synchiropus splendidus isolate RoL2022-P1 chromosome 10, RoL_Sspl_1.0, whole genome shotgun sequence genome and encodes:
- the LOC128766361 gene encoding toll-like receptor 8 isoform X2, whose product is MGSSNTLLLFLWFSVGPATADWTSPLFPCDVVIHNNNSAIIFLCNARSLEEVPFGITSNATALVLSDNLIKKVSAKDLSHLHNLTTLKLNWANREGKLVISEDAFKNLTRLKNLALGGNHLKDIPTNLPAGLRTLDLNRNKITYLDRKMLAGLASITHLYLNRNCYSDNPCSKRVTIEDDSLLVMTQLNTLDISFNNLTKVPKGLPKTLVNMKLGSNHIQAIKEDDFLGLSQLSVLYLQGNCPRCSSAPYPCVPCQNQSLHIHPNAFQNLTKLKMLHLGGNSLRSVKPSWFENLQLLKVLILSFNLLLPAISSEAKFLTYLPRLERLDLSFNFEPGAFPPIVNLSENFSRLKSLQVLHLPGLVFQQIGPETLKPLYHLKNLTVLNLGTNFLIRYESMVFSHFSHVKVLYLAENRLSPLSEQKQLGSHIVNNRTLPFRYPHHSQDFSFIESHNLIKQECLNAGRVLSLSSNNLFFITQQQFEGYNDVACLNLSGNGFSVAPNGTEFSSLPNLTYLDLSFNKVDLAYNNSFIELQKLEVLDLSYNPHYFEAYGVTHNLNFLQNLPVLRVLNMSHNSIATLTTKQMSSRSLAELQFGNNHLGQIWKKHVQSYDMIFTNLTNLTILDISFNGIMNIPDTVFQHLPRTLTKLSLSNNLLTKFQWEKLKDFEQLQVLNLGHNSLSDVVGIHSHSLTFLDLSHNNIFHLDDGFLVGAPSLKTLSLIKNWLATINQSSFKTTPKIETLMIHQNPLQCTCDSLDFILWIESGSIKIPKLTWDVKCGSPANQKGKLLTHFDIKNCINDSLAFLMYILSTSFTLLFMFVATVYHLFYWDAFYALHYVRAKLKGYRKLNSKHNVYDVFVTYDTTDADVSEWVMTNLRAQLEDDRHHLPLCLEERDWPAGVPLVDNLIQSIRYSRKTLFVLTQGYVKTGVFRLAMYLAHQRLLEENEDVIVLLMLEPVLQYSHLLRLRERLCGKSVVKWPKTGAAEPWFWQNLRNIIRVDNDIMYNKTYSQYFNSR